The following coding sequences are from one Lipingzhangella halophila window:
- a CDS encoding VOC family protein gives MSLTSFYPVICTRQVAETRDFYGQHFGFETVFEADWYVSLRRPGPPPYELAILDHTHETLPEPYRTPVAGLLLNFEVADADAEYQRLVTEGGLAPELPLRSEDFGQRHFIVADPNGVLIDVIMPIAPTAEFAEQYVS, from the coding sequence ATGAGCCTGACCAGCTTCTACCCGGTCATCTGCACCCGCCAGGTGGCTGAGACCAGGGATTTCTACGGCCAGCACTTCGGCTTCGAGACGGTATTCGAGGCCGACTGGTACGTGAGCCTGCGCCGGCCCGGACCGCCGCCGTACGAGCTGGCGATCCTGGACCACACCCACGAGACGCTCCCCGAGCCGTACCGGACACCCGTGGCAGGGCTGCTACTGAACTTCGAGGTGGCCGACGCCGACGCCGAGTACCAGCGGCTTGTGACCGAAGGCGGCCTGGCCCCGGAACTGCCGCTGCGCAGTGAGGACTTCGGGCAGCGGCACTTCATCGTCGCCGACCCGAACGGTGTCCTGATCGATGTGATCATGCCCATCGCGCCCACGGCCGAGTTCGCTGAGCAGTACGTCTCCTAG
- a CDS encoding TetR/AcrR family transcriptional regulator, producing the protein MTADHSAGADAADPAPRTKAQQREATMRELIAAGRELFARNGFGAVSLAELTQRAGVTKGALYHHFGSKMGLFRAVVAEVQYDVGARVAAAAEATPDPWTRLTSGCAAFLAASSDREVQQIMLVDGPAVLGWSEWRAMDEAASERHLTEALTELVEDGTIAHQPVRPLVHLLSGAMNEAALWLARSGDPKDLSDTVAALTRLLESLRAEGAPGPGPAGQ; encoded by the coding sequence ATGACGGCGGACCACTCAGCCGGCGCGGACGCGGCGGACCCGGCACCCCGCACGAAGGCGCAGCAGCGCGAGGCGACTATGCGGGAGCTGATCGCCGCGGGCAGGGAGCTGTTCGCACGCAACGGGTTCGGTGCGGTGAGCCTCGCGGAGCTCACCCAGCGCGCCGGAGTGACCAAGGGCGCGCTCTACCACCACTTCGGAAGCAAGATGGGCCTGTTCCGCGCCGTGGTCGCCGAGGTGCAGTACGACGTCGGGGCGCGGGTCGCGGCCGCGGCGGAGGCGACGCCGGACCCGTGGACGCGGCTGACCTCCGGGTGTGCGGCGTTCCTCGCCGCGAGCTCGGACCGCGAGGTGCAGCAGATCATGCTCGTCGACGGCCCGGCGGTGCTGGGGTGGAGCGAGTGGCGCGCCATGGACGAGGCCGCGTCCGAGCGGCACCTGACCGAGGCCCTCACCGAACTGGTCGAGGACGGCACGATCGCGCACCAGCCGGTGCGCCCCCTTGTCCACCTGCTGTCGGGTGCGATGAACGAGGCCGCGCTGTGGCTCGCGCGGTCGGGAGATCCCAAGGACCTCAGCGATACGGTCGCCGCGCTGACGCGGCTGCTGGAGTCGCTGCGTGCCGAGGGTGCGCCTGGGCCCGGGCCGGCAGGCCAGTGA
- a CDS encoding phytanoyl-CoA dioxygenase family protein has product MALAALSGEEVERFVADGFVKLAGAFPRELADEGRAMLWKATGKDPDDPTTWTAPVVRLGGFGHRPFYLAANTDRLHCAYDQLVGRGRWVEPNGLGTFPIRFPHPDDPGDTGWHVDAGFHIAEDESDGPLDYAALDIAGYRTNIYSRNRALLMLFLFSDVGEDDAPTRVRVGSHLDLPPLLEPFGEKGINIDVDAPTAHRPVALATGRAGDVYLCHPFLAHAAQPHRGSTPKFMAQPPLDPADELRLKRPPFVPYSPVERAVLRGLGRE; this is encoded by the coding sequence ATGGCGCTTGCGGCGCTGAGTGGCGAAGAGGTCGAGCGGTTCGTCGCCGACGGTTTCGTGAAGCTGGCGGGCGCCTTCCCGCGGGAGCTCGCCGACGAGGGGCGCGCGATGCTGTGGAAAGCCACCGGCAAGGACCCCGACGATCCCACCACCTGGACCGCCCCCGTTGTCCGGCTGGGTGGCTTCGGCCACCGGCCGTTCTACCTCGCCGCGAACACGGACCGGCTGCACTGCGCCTACGACCAGTTGGTCGGGCGCGGGCGCTGGGTCGAGCCCAACGGGTTGGGCACCTTCCCCATCCGCTTCCCGCACCCCGACGACCCGGGCGACACCGGCTGGCACGTCGACGCCGGGTTCCATATCGCGGAGGACGAGAGCGACGGGCCCCTCGACTACGCCGCGCTCGACATCGCGGGCTACCGGACCAACATCTACTCCCGGAACCGAGCGCTGCTCATGCTGTTCCTGTTCTCCGACGTCGGCGAGGACGACGCTCCCACCCGCGTCCGGGTGGGCTCGCACCTCGACCTCCCACCGCTGCTGGAGCCGTTCGGCGAGAAGGGGATCAACATCGACGTGGACGCGCCGACCGCGCACCGCCCGGTGGCGCTGGCGACCGGCCGGGCCGGCGACGTCTACCTCTGCCATCCGTTCCTGGCGCACGCGGCGCAGCCGCACCGGGGGAGCACCCCCAAGTTCATGGCCCAGCCACCGCTCGACCCCGCGGACGAACTGCGCCTGAAGCGGCCGCCGTTCGTCCCGTACTCTCCGGTGGAGCGGGCCGTGCTCCGGGGTCTGGGGCGCGAGTAA